In a single window of the Montipora capricornis isolate CH-2021 chromosome 11, ASM3666992v2, whole genome shotgun sequence genome:
- the LOC138024910 gene encoding uncharacterized protein, protein MLGCLLKCHLGLYNVRHDFVEKRAVIRYDAQAQRRAIPCQQVLRGTGVERDCSQAKYPATIVLKNEVRFNISESDRTNSEKTGRSVLIECEGQGCVNEDFLLLKSRTA, encoded by the exons ATGTTAG GTTGCTTGCTGAAATGTCATCTGGGCCTGTATAATGTCAGGCACGACTTTGTGGAAAAAAG AGCAGTTATACGTTACGATGCACAGGCCCAGAGAAGAGCGATACCCTGTCAGCAGgttctccgagggactggggttgagagagactgctcgcaggctaaatacccggccactattgtattgaagaacgag GTGAGATTTAATATCTCGGAAAGTGACAGAACGAATAGTGAAAAGACAGGAAGGAGTGTATTGATTGAATGCGAAGGCCAAGGGTGTGTTAACGAAGACTTCCTTCTATTGAAATCCAGGACAGCATAG